Proteins co-encoded in one Vibrio fortis genomic window:
- a CDS encoding DUF4955 domain-containing protein: MKKTILASIVALSLSSTVAAQEQNVSKYWSNYVDSRAENSDLIDPSRYDKDGFVPPNFSYAGFQRGDNPLPERGSYKEHKVFNVMDFGAVPDDGVSDKKAFQDMAIAVSTYVSQKGNKAIYFIPEGRFIVNSQQDNEAIDKNNIDQVRSEQTINIFGDNIIVKGAGIGKTILAMDSHMFPESPTKKWSTPYLISIGASKDNFKSKIETSVEKNIVGDSSFELVVADTTGFEVGDYVEVEGFIKNRQRIEEAISPYKFELNKQGKPLWKMLAASLRKIEKHRIVAVNGNTLTFDVPVAHTINAEDAWHVTKIKPAVNVGLEDITFEGAWDGDFVHHKNALHDSGYSFLRLTRATDSWIRNVELTNFNQGIQVINSFNTTVDSVELNGNPGHIAVSVLYGNHNLVKDVNDAAHTWHAPGLSKYSTHNVNLRTQYSPQMGLDLHGAQSMNNLFDNISGGFEKGHWGAAVKDQPNHLKGLYLWNAENLGKPNKNLYFMASDGKYGKLILPHLIGLHGNALEVQSQFKYMISAKQNKWADYRKFPKRDVPQAHIESNGEQVYPQSLYEAQLKLRRSLEK; the protein is encoded by the coding sequence ATGAAGAAAACGATTCTTGCATCTATTGTCGCTCTCTCTTTGTCATCAACAGTTGCAGCTCAAGAACAGAATGTCTCTAAATATTGGAGTAATTATGTTGATAGTCGCGCTGAAAACAGTGATCTGATCGATCCTTCCCGTTACGACAAAGATGGTTTTGTGCCGCCGAACTTCTCATATGCTGGTTTTCAGCGTGGTGATAATCCATTACCGGAGAGAGGTTCTTACAAGGAGCACAAAGTATTTAACGTGATGGACTTTGGCGCTGTACCTGACGATGGTGTTTCAGACAAAAAAGCTTTTCAAGATATGGCTATAGCAGTCTCTACTTACGTCAGTCAAAAAGGGAACAAAGCCATTTACTTTATCCCTGAAGGTCGATTCATCGTTAATTCACAACAAGACAACGAAGCCATCGACAAAAATAATATCGATCAAGTTCGCTCTGAACAGACAATCAATATTTTTGGTGACAACATTATTGTAAAAGGCGCTGGTATTGGAAAAACCATCCTTGCTATGGATTCACATATGTTTCCAGAGTCACCAACTAAAAAGTGGAGCACACCTTACCTGATTAGTATAGGGGCTTCGAAAGACAATTTTAAGAGCAAAATAGAAACTTCAGTGGAAAAAAATATCGTGGGTGACAGTTCATTTGAACTTGTCGTTGCGGACACTACAGGGTTTGAAGTTGGAGATTATGTAGAAGTTGAGGGCTTCATTAAGAATCGACAACGCATTGAAGAAGCAATCTCTCCATATAAATTTGAGTTAAACAAGCAAGGTAAACCATTGTGGAAAATGCTTGCGGCAAGTTTAAGAAAAATAGAGAAGCATCGAATTGTAGCTGTTAATGGCAACACACTAACGTTTGACGTTCCAGTCGCGCATACGATCAATGCAGAGGATGCTTGGCATGTAACCAAAATTAAGCCTGCAGTGAATGTTGGACTAGAAGACATCACATTTGAAGGCGCGTGGGATGGTGACTTTGTTCACCATAAAAATGCGCTTCATGACAGCGGTTATAGTTTTTTACGTCTAACACGAGCTACAGATAGTTGGATTCGTAATGTCGAGTTGACCAATTTTAACCAAGGAATTCAAGTCATTAACTCATTCAATACCACAGTTGACAGTGTTGAGTTAAATGGAAACCCAGGCCACATTGCGGTATCCGTTCTTTACGGGAATCATAATTTAGTCAAAGACGTTAACGATGCGGCACATACTTGGCATGCGCCAGGTTTATCTAAATATTCAACTCATAACGTAAACCTGCGTACTCAATACTCTCCTCAAATGGGGTTAGACCTTCACGGCGCACAGTCCATGAATAACCTTTTTGACAATATCAGCGGTGGATTTGAGAAAGGGCATTGGGGGGCCGCTGTCAAAGATCAGCCTAACCACTTAAAAGGCCTTTATTTATGGAATGCAGAGAATTTAGGAAAACCGAATAAAAACCTCTATTTCATGGCTAGCGATGGCAAATACGGCAAGCTAATTTTACCCCACCTTATTGGTTTGCATGGCAATGCTCTAGAAGTTCAATCGCAGTTTAAGTACATGATCTCTGCTAAGCAAAACAAGTGGGCTGATTATCGTAAGTTCCCTAAACGCGATGTCCCACAAGCGCATATTGAATCCAATGGCGAGCAGGTTTATCCACAGTCGTTGTATGAAGCACAGCTGAAGCTTCGACGTTCTCTTGAAAAATAA
- a CDS encoding autotransporter outer membrane beta-barrel domain-containing protein, producing MIFNRNKLSTAIAICLPACLLSNAVIAGYSDEVANNGGSKSAVEFAQYAETVTNTELQTLLSSVSGDSAVELANDMLADSNGAALNASLQNALLMQDVLLTRATTMRRQDSLGTFNFGWNTWATAIGSYVEGDSGYDISGYETTTYGVMFGADKYVIADRAFIGYALGYANNTSGADDNLSEVTSDNYQFLSYAGWAQDSRFLDVIFNIGTNKVDSSRTIRADNNADVVANYDQFNMGYRVNAGQTFKVLGVSVEPTIGYEAQWISQEDYEETGSVAALRFDRETYHIQYANIGLALSKVFELESMVLTPHLKITYASDLNGGERVHDSFQLAVDSPSNKANFYDKTGAIVGGDKLQVQGSLSAEITESVTLDSTISFVDAEEYQQMNLFVSAVKRF from the coding sequence ATGATTTTTAATAGAAATAAACTAAGTACTGCTATCGCTATTTGTTTGCCTGCTTGCTTGTTGTCAAATGCTGTTATTGCTGGTTACTCGGATGAAGTGGCGAATAATGGGGGCTCTAAGTCCGCTGTTGAATTCGCACAGTACGCAGAAACGGTGACAAATACCGAACTTCAAACATTGTTGAGCTCTGTAAGTGGTGACAGCGCGGTCGAATTAGCTAACGACATGCTTGCCGACTCGAATGGCGCAGCGCTGAACGCATCACTTCAAAACGCTTTGTTGATGCAAGACGTGTTGCTTACTCGAGCTACGACCATGAGACGTCAAGACTCTTTGGGAACCTTTAACTTTGGTTGGAATACTTGGGCGACAGCGATAGGTAGCTACGTTGAAGGAGACTCAGGCTACGATATTTCTGGTTACGAAACAACGACCTATGGCGTGATGTTCGGTGCAGACAAATACGTCATCGCTGATCGTGCATTTATCGGTTATGCATTGGGGTATGCGAACAATACTTCAGGTGCGGATGATAACCTTTCAGAAGTAACCAGTGATAACTACCAATTTCTGTCATATGCAGGTTGGGCGCAAGACTCTCGATTCTTAGATGTCATTTTTAATATTGGAACGAACAAAGTCGACTCATCTAGAACCATTCGTGCTGACAATAATGCAGACGTAGTGGCCAATTATGATCAATTTAATATGGGCTACCGTGTTAATGCCGGACAAACGTTTAAGGTATTAGGGGTGTCGGTTGAACCTACGATCGGTTATGAAGCTCAGTGGATTTCGCAAGAAGATTATGAAGAAACGGGTTCTGTGGCTGCTCTGCGTTTTGACCGAGAAACATATCATATTCAGTATGCCAACATCGGATTAGCATTGTCCAAAGTGTTTGAATTGGAAAGCATGGTGTTGACTCCACATCTTAAAATTACGTATGCCTCTGATCTAAATGGTGGAGAGCGTGTTCATGACTCCTTCCAACTTGCTGTAGATAGCCCTTCCAACAAAGCGAACTTTTACGATAAAACGGGCGCGATCGTTGGGGGAGATAAGTTACAAGTTCAAGGTAGTCTGAGTGCCGAAATTACCGAGAGTGTAACGTTAGATAGCACTATTTCCTTTGTCGATGCTGAGGAGTATCAGCAAATGAACCTATTTGTTAGCGCTGTAAAACGCTTTTAA
- a CDS encoding sulfatase family protein — protein sequence MDTTRRNLLKSVVATGVAASVPSSFASENTPKAARSAAKNAPTPNLLIVFPDEMRAQTMQFMGEDPSLTPNLNKFAIQSAVLTENISNYPLCSPFRGTFMTGKYPISHGIVGNCNAKPEGEGDIFAGSDFGHDLKQHETTWSDVLKEQGYSLGYIGKWHMDSPHAPFVQVPGSHRKDGRHWNDWTPPEKRHGFDFWHANGTSPSHSAPYYWTNDTPREQPIQIHKWSAEHETDVAIEFLKNQGGQYRDASKPFALVVSMNPPHTPYDETPQRYLDRFSGKTSKELNTRPNVDWDKQWGKKKGPDHFKSYLAMVNGVDEQFGRLLAQLDQQGLSDNTLVVFMSDHGSCLGSHGYATKNQIVEESVRTPMLFRWPNKIKPKMDKMLFSSGDIYPSLLGLMGLSEHIPDSVEGTNYANQILGLPQEDLPTSQPYIYIPYGGAAFGRRGVRTHRYTLQIERRAGKPLKYTLWDRKNDPYQLTNIAKDNMEIVEQLIHNELIPWLEKTNDPWRPTPIPKKVIQGMI from the coding sequence ATGGATACCACTAGAAGAAATTTATTGAAAAGCGTTGTTGCAACTGGGGTTGCAGCGAGTGTTCCATCATCATTTGCCTCAGAGAACACTCCTAAAGCTGCTCGTTCTGCCGCGAAAAATGCTCCAACACCCAACCTATTGATTGTGTTTCCTGATGAAATGAGAGCACAAACGATGCAGTTCATGGGAGAGGATCCCTCGTTAACACCGAATCTCAATAAATTTGCTATACAAAGTGCTGTACTTACAGAGAACATTTCAAACTATCCTTTATGTAGCCCATTCCGCGGCACATTTATGACAGGTAAATACCCGATATCACATGGAATTGTCGGAAACTGCAATGCGAAACCAGAAGGCGAAGGTGATATCTTCGCAGGCTCTGACTTTGGGCACGATCTCAAGCAACATGAAACAACATGGTCTGACGTTCTCAAAGAACAAGGCTATTCATTGGGATACATAGGAAAATGGCACATGGATTCTCCTCATGCACCATTTGTTCAAGTACCGGGCAGTCACCGTAAAGATGGGCGTCACTGGAATGACTGGACTCCGCCTGAAAAAAGGCATGGATTTGATTTTTGGCACGCAAATGGCACCTCTCCTAGCCATAGTGCTCCGTACTATTGGACAAATGACACCCCTCGAGAACAGCCAATACAAATACATAAGTGGAGTGCCGAGCATGAGACCGATGTGGCCATTGAGTTTCTAAAGAACCAAGGTGGACAATACCGTGATGCAAGCAAACCTTTTGCACTAGTTGTGTCAATGAACCCACCTCATACACCCTATGATGAAACGCCTCAGAGATATTTAGATCGTTTTTCTGGTAAGACATCTAAGGAGCTAAACACCCGACCGAATGTCGATTGGGACAAACAATGGGGAAAGAAAAAAGGACCAGATCATTTTAAGTCTTATCTCGCAATGGTAAACGGCGTTGACGAGCAGTTCGGCCGACTACTCGCTCAGTTAGATCAACAAGGCTTATCAGACAACACGCTGGTTGTGTTTATGTCTGACCACGGCTCTTGTCTAGGCTCCCATGGATATGCGACCAAGAACCAAATCGTCGAAGAGTCTGTTCGAACTCCCATGCTTTTCAGATGGCCTAATAAGATCAAGCCAAAAATGGATAAAATGTTATTTTCATCAGGCGACATCTATCCGTCATTGCTTGGGCTTATGGGACTAAGCGAGCATATCCCTGATTCTGTGGAAGGTACTAACTATGCGAATCAGATACTAGGTTTGCCACAAGAGGACTTACCCACTTCCCAACCATATATTTACATTCCTTATGGAGGAGCAGCCTTCGGGCGAAGAGGCGTTAGAACCCATCGCTATACTCTTCAAATTGAAAGGCGCGCGGGTAAACCGCTGAAATATACCCTTTGGGATCGGAAGAATGACCCTTATCAATTAACGAATATTGCCAAAGACAACATGGAGATAGTAGAACAACTCATACACAACGAACTCATTCCATGGCTTGAAAAAACTAATGACCCATGGCGACCAACACCTATACCTAAAAAAGTTATTCAGGGTATGATATAA
- a CDS encoding LacI family DNA-binding transcriptional regulator has protein sequence MNNKKVTLDTLATLAGVSKATVSRVLNGNTYVSDDIKNKVQLAIAETGYKSKGKSLNFGVAIQKITIISGDFLGSGHGFYNAILSGIKKEAQRLALELDMFLVKKHTSIDQIESKITHSSAILLIGIDHPHILDLLKKHKIPTVIINGNDSGMGISSISPDYTLGAQLATGELAKLGHSNIKLITSQHRYSLIQRSDGFRHALEAHQLSFDPQDSILDLPIYARDVMKNDELYQRIISGQAGMDFGASEILDHAVENGVFDDCSAVFCVCDMVAYALLDSFERKAIRVPHDKSVIGFDNLEMSTMTSPPLSTISTNFVDLAKAALHMLIKEINQTHAFTTRLSVGVELVRRDSVAEFSSM, from the coding sequence TTGAACAATAAAAAAGTTACACTCGATACTCTTGCTACGCTGGCGGGCGTATCTAAAGCAACGGTTTCACGTGTATTGAATGGAAATACCTACGTAAGTGACGACATTAAAAATAAAGTACAGCTTGCCATTGCTGAAACTGGATACAAGTCGAAAGGCAAAAGCTTAAACTTTGGTGTCGCAATTCAGAAAATCACGATCATCAGCGGCGACTTTCTTGGAAGTGGCCACGGTTTTTACAATGCGATCTTATCGGGTATAAAAAAAGAAGCTCAACGTTTGGCATTAGAACTCGATATGTTTCTCGTCAAAAAGCACACCTCGATAGATCAAATTGAAAGCAAAATCACTCATTCGAGTGCGATTCTCCTTATCGGTATAGATCATCCACATATTCTGGACTTGCTTAAAAAACACAAAATCCCGACAGTCATTATCAATGGTAATGACTCTGGAATGGGAATTTCGAGTATCTCTCCCGACTATACGCTAGGGGCTCAACTCGCCACTGGTGAACTTGCTAAACTTGGCCATAGCAACATAAAGCTGATAACAAGCCAGCATCGTTACTCCTTAATACAAAGAAGCGACGGTTTTAGGCATGCATTAGAGGCCCATCAGCTCTCATTCGATCCACAAGACAGTATTTTGGATCTACCCATCTATGCTCGTGATGTCATGAAAAATGATGAACTATACCAACGCATTATTTCAGGGCAGGCCGGTATGGATTTTGGTGCGAGTGAAATTCTAGATCATGCTGTTGAAAATGGTGTTTTTGATGATTGTAGTGCCGTTTTTTGTGTATGTGATATGGTGGCCTACGCTCTACTCGATAGCTTTGAGAGAAAAGCAATACGGGTCCCACATGATAAATCTGTTATTGGTTTCGATAACTTGGAGATGTCTACTATGACGTCCCCACCTCTCTCAACCATAAGCACCAACTTTGTTGATCTTGCTAAGGCTGCACTTCATATGCTGATCAAAGAGATCAATCAAACTCACGCCTTTACAACCCGCTTGTCCGTTGGTGTAGAATTAGTAAGACGCGACTCCGTTGCGGAGTTTAGCTCAATGTAA
- a CDS encoding 3'-5' exonuclease: MMNLPSIHEQHKNKKVVNDFFRAQLRIPEYLSRFIRFQPFEKSTPILELDYLFVDIETSGLNANSDSILSIGWVCLKDGRLDLSSARHHYIKTHSPINFSNATVHHILPEMLERGSELESVFKEMFQVARGGRIVVHGACVEARFFSTYFKAQYYSDVVPILYLDTILIEKFFAMKHRLNESDFRLTSTRKRYELPDYLAHNALVDAIATAELFLCQVERLALFNKRHFGDLCKIAEVIGR; the protein is encoded by the coding sequence ATGATGAATTTACCTTCTATTCATGAACAGCATAAAAATAAAAAAGTAGTCAATGACTTCTTTCGCGCTCAATTGCGCATACCTGAGTACTTGAGCCGATTTATCCGCTTTCAACCGTTTGAAAAATCCACGCCAATCCTTGAGCTCGATTATCTTTTTGTCGATATAGAGACTTCCGGCTTAAACGCGAACTCAGACTCTATTTTGAGCATAGGCTGGGTGTGCTTAAAAGATGGTCGTTTAGATCTTTCTTCAGCACGTCACCATTATATTAAAACTCATAGTCCGATTAATTTCAGTAATGCGACCGTTCACCATATCTTGCCTGAAATGTTAGAGCGCGGTAGTGAACTTGAGAGCGTGTTCAAAGAGATGTTTCAAGTGGCGAGAGGCGGGCGGATCGTCGTTCATGGTGCGTGTGTTGAGGCTAGGTTCTTCTCGACCTATTTTAAAGCACAATATTATAGTGATGTAGTCCCAATCTTATATCTCGATACGATTTTGATTGAGAAATTTTTTGCCATGAAACACCGCCTGAATGAATCTGATTTCAGGTTAACGTCGACCCGGAAACGTTATGAATTGCCAGACTATCTTGCTCATAATGCGCTGGTGGATGCGATAGCCACGGCTGAACTCTTTTTGTGTCAAGTAGAACGTTTGGCTCTGTTTAATAAACGTCATTTCGGTGACCTATGCAAAATTGCAGAGGTCATAGGACGGTGA
- a CDS encoding DUF294 nucleotidyltransferase-like domain-containing protein, with the protein MPDTLLPNITQFLMRIDPFDQLPQALCEKIARQIEIVYYSANETIADLSVTEKSLYIICKGSIEQREDDGTLRARLGREDMFGFTLINSENADVLPYRSIALTSTLLYVVPYRAIVDVLEAYPQYAALFAKQAEKRLDSALKVVWSDKDKGLFVKSVAEVASSKVAIVDVSTSIQDVAIEMHQVSRAPCAVVLKDGNIVGLITDRDMTRRVVARNFDVNLPVSEVMTKNPLTVQPDSLVLEAVSLMMSNDVRNLPIVEEGKVTGLLTTSDLVHNHRMQAVFLIQKVRYAKSLLELTSLQNERRAIFEALVEGGVSPSSTGQVMSLIMDAFTKRLIQLFIEEHGNAPCQFSWMVAGSHARNELHLLSDQDNALILSDDVKEHELPYFDSLAKYVCEGLDLCGYPLCSGNYMATNKRWCQPVSMWEHYYRKWTKNPEYERLLNITVFLEMRSVFGEADYVDQLRACLHTNISNNREFLLMLVREATKTQPPLGIFNKLVLEKTGSNAKTLNIKKFAINLIIDLARIYGLMAHCESSGTEARFKAALVKGVISEGAYKDIMSAFRFIQSYRLSHQLHCLKSGLELNNNIDPDVFGSFERKHLKDAFRLISQLQSLVKLRVGVR; encoded by the coding sequence ATGCCAGATACACTACTTCCTAATATCACTCAGTTTCTAATGCGGATAGATCCGTTTGATCAATTGCCGCAGGCTCTGTGTGAAAAAATCGCACGACAGATCGAAATTGTCTATTACTCTGCCAATGAAACCATTGCCGACCTCAGTGTCACAGAGAAATCTCTTTACATTATTTGTAAAGGTTCTATCGAACAGCGCGAAGACGACGGCACATTGCGTGCTCGCCTTGGACGCGAAGATATGTTTGGTTTCACACTGATTAACTCAGAAAATGCTGATGTTTTGCCATATCGTTCAATCGCATTAACTAGCACATTGCTTTATGTGGTTCCTTACCGAGCGATCGTTGATGTCTTGGAAGCATACCCTCAATATGCTGCCTTGTTTGCCAAACAGGCTGAGAAAAGGCTTGATTCAGCACTCAAAGTGGTTTGGTCTGATAAAGACAAAGGGTTGTTTGTCAAAAGTGTAGCCGAGGTTGCAAGTTCAAAAGTTGCGATAGTGGACGTGTCTACATCAATCCAAGACGTGGCGATTGAAATGCATCAGGTAAGTAGAGCACCATGTGCGGTCGTTCTAAAAGATGGCAATATTGTTGGCCTTATTACAGATAGGGACATGACAAGGCGCGTTGTCGCACGTAACTTTGATGTGAATTTGCCCGTCTCTGAAGTCATGACAAAGAATCCTCTGACAGTTCAGCCTGATTCGCTGGTCTTGGAGGCTGTTTCACTCATGATGAGCAACGACGTTCGAAACTTACCGATTGTTGAAGAGGGTAAAGTAACGGGATTATTGACGACTTCTGACCTTGTTCATAATCATCGAATGCAAGCCGTATTCTTGATTCAAAAGGTACGTTATGCAAAGAGCTTGTTAGAGCTGACTTCATTGCAAAATGAACGCCGAGCCATTTTTGAAGCCCTGGTTGAAGGAGGCGTTTCACCATCGTCGACAGGGCAAGTCATGTCATTGATCATGGATGCATTTACTAAACGGTTGATTCAATTATTCATTGAAGAACATGGTAATGCGCCGTGTCAGTTTTCTTGGATGGTTGCGGGGTCACATGCACGTAATGAATTGCACTTACTGTCCGATCAAGATAATGCCTTAATTCTGTCTGATGACGTAAAAGAACACGAGTTGCCATACTTTGATAGCTTGGCAAAGTATGTCTGTGAAGGGTTAGATCTTTGCGGCTATCCACTTTGCTCTGGTAACTACATGGCAACTAATAAGCGTTGGTGCCAGCCTGTATCAATGTGGGAGCACTATTATAGAAAGTGGACAAAGAATCCAGAATACGAGCGTCTACTCAATATCACTGTATTCTTGGAGATGCGCTCGGTGTTTGGAGAGGCTGATTATGTCGACCAGTTAAGGGCTTGCTTACATACTAATATTTCGAATAATCGAGAGTTTTTATTAATGTTGGTCCGTGAAGCGACTAAGACGCAGCCACCACTTGGTATCTTCAATAAACTCGTACTAGAGAAAACAGGTAGCAATGCAAAAACACTTAATATTAAAAAATTTGCAATCAATCTGATTATTGATTTAGCCAGAATCTATGGGCTTATGGCGCACTGTGAAAGCTCTGGAACAGAAGCTCGTTTCAAAGCGGCATTGGTAAAAGGGGTTATCAGTGAAGGCGCGTACAAAGATATCATGAGCGCATTTCGATTTATTCAATCTTACCGTTTATCTCATCAGCTACACTGTTTGAAATCGGGTCTAGAGCTTAACAACAATATTGATCCCGACGTATTTGGCAGTTTTGAACGTAAACATTTAAAAGATGCTTTTCGGCTTATTTCTCAATTGCAGAGTCTAGTTAAATTGCGAGTTGGGGTGAGATGA
- a CDS encoding DUF4955 domain-containing protein: MNFKKNTLTAIVLSIPLIGCGSSSDNNSPSNALQECTIEAAELKGTNTSAYWCAYVNSRDSVTKLLTNDHGFQEEDIIADFSYAGFGKGEESLPDTSILSNYHVYNVTDYGAVANDANSDKSALKAVIAQIKLDRQNSETLKPAMIYFPEGQFIVNDSHDMSGINSSMSSEELAELQPIFIDIDNVIVKGEGEKTTLFMKEKLLPTNPTQMWSIPYLIQIGAPSQSLDVSTQVISTAPAFSTRSIEVENADQFEVGDSISLTSMATSLSEIEQAISPYKLEKTQEGNSLWSSLASGLKRISKHTVTAIEGNQVELSTPVPHGIKAGQVWTMSKIPSFENIGFEDLTLRGNWQSTFEHHGSADHDGAFSLLAMKRVHNSWVKNVSFIDTNRALEVVNAYNLTNENITISGTPGHSAISISTSNNILSKNIKDYSNAWHASGLSKYTTTSVYLNSDYSAEMNIDLHGEQSVNNLFDNVKGGWNYGHWGASSKNQPNHLKGLIFWNGVNTSVASEDGPDFDNYMFMNDQSDFGRLIMPYVIGLQGKQITFAAQSQYMHQMVSEGKAEYGSHQTCDIVSGEKVCKGPLQAYLESNGAHVYPTSLYQAQLDYRLNH, translated from the coding sequence ATGAATTTTAAAAAAAACACACTGACGGCGATCGTACTCTCGATTCCTCTTATTGGCTGCGGATCAAGCTCGGACAACAATAGTCCATCTAATGCTCTTCAGGAGTGTACGATAGAAGCAGCAGAACTAAAGGGGACCAACACATCAGCGTATTGGTGTGCCTATGTTAATAGTCGAGACTCTGTTACCAAATTGCTAACGAATGATCATGGTTTTCAAGAAGAAGATATCATCGCTGATTTCTCGTACGCTGGTTTTGGTAAAGGAGAGGAGTCATTACCTGATACCTCTATACTATCTAACTATCATGTTTATAACGTCACAGATTATGGTGCAGTGGCAAATGACGCAAATAGTGATAAAAGCGCTCTAAAAGCCGTCATCGCACAGATTAAACTGGATCGTCAAAACAGCGAGACTTTAAAGCCTGCGATGATCTATTTCCCGGAAGGTCAGTTTATTGTGAATGATAGTCATGATATGAGTGGGATTAACAGCTCAATGTCTTCTGAAGAGCTTGCTGAGCTACAGCCTATTTTTATTGATATTGATAATGTCATTGTAAAGGGCGAGGGGGAAAAAACGACGCTCTTTATGAAAGAGAAATTATTACCAACCAATCCAACACAGATGTGGTCAATTCCATACTTGATTCAAATTGGTGCGCCTAGCCAATCTTTGGATGTATCGACCCAAGTGATAAGTACTGCCCCTGCATTTTCTACACGATCTATTGAGGTAGAAAATGCTGATCAGTTTGAGGTCGGAGATAGCATTAGTTTAACTTCTATGGCGACAAGTTTGTCTGAGATTGAACAAGCAATTTCACCTTATAAACTAGAGAAAACTCAGGAAGGTAACTCACTCTGGTCTAGCTTAGCATCTGGGCTAAAACGAATTTCAAAGCATACGGTTACTGCTATCGAAGGAAACCAAGTTGAGCTCAGTACACCAGTACCTCATGGTATAAAGGCAGGTCAAGTCTGGACAATGAGTAAAATACCATCGTTCGAAAATATCGGGTTTGAGGATCTAACATTAAGGGGGAATTGGCAAAGTACCTTTGAGCATCATGGAAGTGCGGATCATGACGGTGCATTCAGTTTGCTAGCAATGAAGCGAGTACATAACTCATGGGTAAAAAATGTTAGTTTTATCGACACAAACAGAGCTCTAGAAGTTGTTAATGCTTACAATCTCACTAATGAAAATATTACGATTTCTGGAACACCGGGGCATTCTGCGATCAGTATTTCGACAAGTAACAATATATTATCTAAAAACATAAAAGATTATTCCAATGCTTGGCATGCGTCCGGTTTGTCGAAATATACTACGACATCGGTGTATTTGAACTCAGATTACTCAGCTGAAATGAACATTGACTTACATGGCGAACAGTCAGTTAATAATCTGTTCGACAATGTGAAAGGTGGTTGGAATTATGGTCACTGGGGAGCCAGCTCAAAGAATCAGCCGAACCATTTAAAAGGGCTAATATTCTGGAACGGTGTAAATACAAGTGTGGCAAGTGAAGACGGCCCTGACTTTGATAATTACATGTTTATGAACGACCAGAGTGATTTCGGTCGTTTAATTATGCCTTATGTTATTGGTTTACAAGGGAAGCAAATTACGTTTGCTGCTCAGTCACAATACATGCATCAAATGGTTTCTGAAGGAAAAGCAGAGTATGGCTCGCATCAGACTTGTGACATTGTTTCAGGAGAGAAGGTATGCAAGGGACCACTGCAAGCTTACCTCGAGTCTAACGGTGCACATGTTTATCCAACGTCGCTATATCAAGCTCAGCTCGATTATCGACTGAATCATTAG
- a CDS encoding sulfite exporter TauE/SafE family protein has protein sequence MDVITTFLTLETLMQLGFGSLIGLCLGLTGVGGGVLIIPILQVVFGMQIVMAVGTASLISTIVKVNAGYSHIRAGNVDWKALKWMLIGSIPATLLTTELIVLLNNHPSTQSIITVVIETTIVLIMLFALLTMYRKYRCADSKQTSKSYSNKVAVSAGVTCGSLLGSTGVGGGVLLLPAFNTLLGVNIKKSVGSSLVMALVLSALTALNYSKGGQSDITTAIAMSLGAVSGVPIAIRLLNKFSDKQVYLSTMVIITIALLMMFI, from the coding sequence ATGGACGTAATTACTACTTTTCTTACTTTAGAAACATTGATGCAATTGGGTTTTGGCTCCCTAATTGGTCTCTGTTTAGGGCTGACCGGTGTGGGTGGGGGGGTCCTAATCATTCCCATACTTCAGGTTGTGTTTGGTATGCAAATCGTGATGGCCGTAGGAACTGCTAGCTTGATCTCTACGATAGTGAAAGTTAATGCAGGGTACAGCCATATCCGAGCAGGTAATGTTGATTGGAAAGCGCTTAAGTGGATGTTAATCGGGTCGATCCCCGCAACGCTGTTGACAACAGAGTTAATTGTATTGCTGAACAATCACCCAAGTACTCAGAGCATTATTACTGTCGTGATCGAAACGACAATTGTACTCATCATGTTATTTGCTTTGCTCACTATGTATCGCAAGTATCGTTGTGCAGATTCAAAGCAAACCTCGAAGTCCTATAGCAACAAAGTCGCGGTATCTGCCGGGGTCACATGTGGTTCTTTGTTGGGCTCAACAGGTGTCGGTGGTGGCGTACTTTTATTACCAGCCTTCAACACTCTGCTTGGTGTAAATATCAAAAAGTCTGTCGGATCATCTCTGGTCATGGCGTTAGTTTTATCCGCTTTAACAGCATTGAATTACAGCAAGGGGGGGCAAAGCGATATTACGACTGCTATTGCTATGTCTTTGGGGGCGGTTTCAGGCGTCCCGATAGCGATACGACTATTGAATAAGTTTTCAGATAAGCAGGTTTACTTGTCAACAATGGTGATTATTACGATTGCCTTACTGATGATGTTTATATAA